A window of Streptomyces sp. SAI-127 contains these coding sequences:
- a CDS encoding ROK family transcriptional regulator — MTAVAASWLPLSTGERSVAIEVLVHGPLSRTELARRLDLSAGSLTRLTKPLIESGLLIEVPEAGAPAEVRQGRPSQPLDVVAESRSFIGFKITEDMVYGVVTTLRSEIVARHDRPLASHDPAEVADLLAEMTVELARGYPGLAGIGIGVGGFVQERAVVGESPFLHWRDVPLGELVEERTGLPVVVENDVAALVEAETWFGAGRGLDRFVVLTIGAGIGYGLVLGGRRVPYAEEDRGFGRHWIIDPNGPLTPDGNRGSAVSLLAIPNIRYQVQAATGRDHTYEEILALAAAGDPVPARVIDEAGRALGVLVAQIANFAMPQKIMLAGEGVGLMDVAGKTVEDTIRAHRHPLATPVDLETRVSDFHDWARGAAVLAIQVLVLGVAEV, encoded by the coding sequence ATGACTGCAGTTGCCGCCAGCTGGCTACCCCTGAGCACCGGCGAGCGCTCGGTGGCGATCGAGGTGCTCGTCCACGGCCCGCTGTCGCGCACCGAACTCGCCCGCCGCCTCGACCTCTCCGCGGGCAGCCTCACCCGGCTGACCAAACCGCTCATCGAGTCGGGCCTGCTGATCGAGGTCCCGGAGGCGGGCGCCCCGGCCGAAGTGCGCCAGGGGCGCCCCTCGCAGCCCCTCGACGTGGTCGCCGAGTCCCGGTCCTTCATCGGCTTCAAGATCACCGAGGACATGGTCTACGGCGTCGTCACCACCCTCAGGAGCGAGATCGTCGCCCGCCACGACCGCCCCCTGGCCAGTCACGACCCCGCCGAAGTGGCCGATCTGCTCGCGGAGATGACCGTCGAACTGGCCCGCGGGTACCCGGGTCTCGCCGGCATCGGCATCGGGGTCGGCGGCTTCGTCCAGGAGCGTGCCGTGGTCGGCGAGTCCCCGTTCCTGCACTGGCGGGACGTCCCGCTCGGTGAACTCGTCGAGGAGCGCACGGGGTTGCCGGTGGTCGTCGAGAACGACGTCGCCGCCCTCGTCGAGGCCGAGACCTGGTTCGGCGCCGGCCGCGGCCTCGACCGCTTCGTCGTCCTCACCATCGGCGCCGGCATCGGCTACGGCCTGGTCCTCGGCGGCCGGCGCGTCCCCTACGCCGAGGAGGACCGGGGCTTCGGGCGGCACTGGATCATCGACCCCAACGGGCCCCTCACGCCCGACGGCAACCGCGGCAGCGCCGTCTCCCTGCTCGCCATCCCCAACATCCGCTACCAGGTGCAGGCCGCCACCGGCCGCGACCACACCTACGAGGAGATCCTCGCCCTCGCTGCGGCCGGCGACCCCGTGCCCGCCCGCGTCATCGACGAGGCCGGGCGCGCCCTCGGTGTCCTGGTCGCCCAGATCGCCAACTTCGCCATGCCGCAGAAGATCATGCTCGCCGGAGAGGGCGTAGGTCTGATGGACGTGGCGGGCAAGACCGTGGAGGACACGATCCGGGCCCACCGCCACCCCCTGGCCACCCCGGTCGACCTGGAGACCAGGGTGTCCGACTTCCACGACTGGGCCCGCGGAGCCGCCGTGCTGGCGATCCAGGTGCTGGTCCTGGGTGTGGCCGAAGTGTGA
- a CDS encoding sugar ABC transporter permease, giving the protein MTIASSSPPSRLPLSGAEEARTEPGTNRGSGGSSGGDGRLAAVFIAPALVGFVVFLLWPTLRGIYLSFTRFNLLTPAEWVGLANYDRMIHDPIFWESLKVTVEYVVINIGVQTVSALAIAVLLQRLTQSAVLRGIVLTPYLMSNVVAGLVWLWILDNQLGIGNEIIAGLGFDRVPFLADETWAIPTIALINVWRHVGYTALLLFAGLMAIPNDMYEAAKVDGASEWRMFWRITMPLLRPVLAVVLIMTVIGSFQVFDTVAVTTGGGPANATNVLQFYIYQSAFGRFQFGYASAMSVALLVVLSAITVLQYRLTRAGQTDLG; this is encoded by the coding sequence ATGACCATCGCCTCCAGCAGCCCTCCGTCGCGTCTGCCGCTCAGCGGCGCCGAGGAGGCACGGACCGAACCGGGCACGAACCGGGGCTCAGGCGGGTCGAGCGGGGGCGACGGGCGCCTGGCCGCGGTGTTCATCGCCCCGGCCCTGGTGGGCTTCGTCGTCTTCCTGCTCTGGCCGACGCTGCGGGGCATCTATCTGAGCTTCACCCGCTTCAACCTTCTGACCCCGGCGGAGTGGGTGGGCCTGGCCAACTACGACCGGATGATCCACGACCCCATCTTCTGGGAGTCGCTGAAGGTCACCGTCGAGTACGTGGTCATCAACATCGGGGTCCAGACCGTGTCGGCCCTCGCCATCGCCGTCCTGTTGCAGCGTCTGACCCAGTCGGCGGTGCTGCGCGGCATCGTGCTCACGCCGTATCTGATGTCGAACGTCGTCGCGGGCCTGGTCTGGCTGTGGATCCTCGACAACCAGCTCGGCATCGGCAACGAGATCATCGCCGGGCTCGGCTTCGACCGTGTCCCCTTCCTCGCGGACGAGACCTGGGCGATCCCGACGATCGCCCTGATCAACGTGTGGCGGCACGTCGGCTACACCGCGCTGCTGCTGTTCGCGGGGCTCATGGCCATCCCGAACGACATGTACGAGGCGGCGAAGGTGGACGGCGCGAGCGAGTGGCGAATGTTCTGGCGGATCACCATGCCGCTGCTGCGGCCGGTCCTGGCGGTCGTCCTGATCATGACGGTGATCGGTTCGTTCCAGGTGTTCGACACGGTCGCCGTGACGACCGGGGGCGGTCCGGCGAACGCCACCAACGTGCTCCAGTTCTACATCTACCAATCGGCCTTCGGCCGCTTCCAGTTCGGCTACGCGTCCGCGATGTCCGTGGCCCTCCTGGTGGTGCTGAGCGCGATCACCGTCCTGCAGTACCGGCTCACCCGGGCCGGCCAGACCGATCTCGGCTGA
- a CDS encoding carbohydrate ABC transporter permease, with the protein MAAVTTTTTTRVRPTGRRPLSPGRVLAWTAMGAIVLVTLLPFYWILRTALSTNSGLAAHASDPLPVNPTGTGFARALGLESTKDAIAQGGAGGGLKFWRYLLNSVIVSTLVTVCQIFFSAMAAYAFARLRWRGRDKVFALFLAGLMVPTIFTLLPNFVLIKELGLIDNLLGIALPTMFMTPFAVFFLRQFFMNVPREVEEAALLDGAGKVRIFFRVLLPMASTPVLTLAVLTYITSWNDYFWPLMVSYSDNSRVLTVALAIFRAQTPQSGVDWSGLMAATLIAALPMLLLFGFFARRIVSTISFTGIK; encoded by the coding sequence ATGGCTGCCGTGACCACCACCACGACGACACGCGTACGGCCCACCGGGCGCCGTCCCCTCTCCCCCGGCCGGGTCCTGGCCTGGACGGCGATGGGTGCGATCGTGCTCGTGACCCTGCTGCCGTTCTACTGGATCCTGCGCACCGCGCTGTCCACCAACTCCGGGCTCGCCGCCCACGCCTCCGACCCACTCCCGGTGAACCCGACCGGCACCGGGTTCGCCCGCGCCCTGGGCCTGGAGTCCACGAAGGACGCCATCGCGCAGGGCGGCGCGGGCGGCGGACTGAAGTTCTGGCGCTATCTGCTCAACTCGGTGATCGTCTCCACCCTGGTGACCGTCTGCCAGATCTTCTTCTCCGCGATGGCCGCGTACGCCTTCGCCCGGTTGCGCTGGCGCGGTCGCGACAAGGTGTTCGCGCTGTTCCTGGCCGGGCTGATGGTGCCGACCATCTTCACGCTGCTGCCGAACTTCGTGCTCATCAAGGAACTCGGCCTGATCGACAACCTGTTGGGCATCGCACTGCCGACGATGTTCATGACGCCGTTCGCGGTGTTCTTCCTCCGGCAGTTCTTCATGAACGTGCCCCGTGAGGTAGAGGAGGCGGCCCTGCTGGACGGCGCCGGGAAGGTGCGGATCTTCTTCCGGGTGCTGCTGCCGATGGCCTCCACACCGGTCCTCACCCTGGCCGTGCTGACGTACATCACCTCCTGGAACGACTACTTCTGGCCGCTGATGGTGTCCTACAGCGACAACTCACGCGTGCTGACCGTCGCACTGGCCATCTTCCGCGCGCAGACCCCGCAGTCCGGCGTGGACTGGTCGGGCCTCATGGCGGCGACGCTCATCGCCGCGCTGCCGATGCTGCTGCTGTTCGGGTTCTTCGCGCGCCGCATCGTGTCCACCATCAGCTTCACCGGGATCAAGTGA
- a CDS encoding sugar ABC transporter substrate-binding protein — protein sequence MRLRTLTALAGALALCLTGCAEGGSAGSSSKTVTYWLWDSNQQPAYQACAKDFEQQNPGLHVKITQLGWDDYWTKLTASFIAGTEPDVFTDHIQKFGQFADLKVLEPLDDLGVDDSAYQPGLAANWMGQDGHRYGAPKDWDTVALFYNKKMTDAAGLTPAQLNDLVWNPKDGGTFEKAVARLTVDKNGKRGDEPGFDKNNVKVYGLATNGGGDGDGQTQWSNFTASAGWNYTDKKRWGTKYRYDSPAFQAAVKWYFGLAKKGYMPPFTDYNSQSNQANTQVAAGKAATAFDGAWMISTYAGFKGLDMRTAVTPEGPTGKRATMMNGLADSITKNARNKDGARKWVKYLSSDECQKTVGSYGIVFPATPDGTAAAVAAYKKKGLDVTAFTEPVADKKDFTTFSYPITNYAADVYALMHPAMQDIFGNGRSVTSLDQTNDQINLILSQ from the coding sequence ATGCGACTTCGTACGCTGACCGCACTGGCCGGCGCACTGGCCCTCTGTCTGACGGGGTGCGCGGAGGGCGGTTCCGCCGGGTCCTCCTCGAAGACGGTGACGTACTGGCTGTGGGACTCCAACCAGCAGCCCGCCTATCAGGCCTGCGCCAAGGACTTCGAGCAGCAGAACCCCGGACTGCACGTGAAGATCACCCAGTTGGGCTGGGACGACTACTGGACCAAGCTCACCGCGAGCTTCATCGCGGGCACCGAGCCGGACGTGTTCACCGACCACATCCAGAAGTTCGGCCAGTTCGCCGACCTGAAGGTCCTCGAACCGCTCGACGACCTGGGCGTCGACGATTCCGCCTACCAGCCCGGGCTCGCGGCCAACTGGATGGGCCAGGACGGCCACCGCTACGGCGCCCCCAAGGACTGGGACACCGTCGCCCTCTTCTACAACAAGAAGATGACCGACGCGGCCGGGCTCACGCCGGCCCAGCTGAACGATCTGGTCTGGAACCCCAAGGACGGCGGCACCTTCGAGAAGGCCGTCGCCCGCCTCACCGTCGACAAGAACGGCAAGCGGGGCGACGAGCCGGGCTTCGACAAGAACAACGTCAAGGTGTACGGCCTCGCCACCAACGGCGGCGGCGACGGCGACGGCCAGACCCAATGGAGCAACTTCACCGCCTCCGCAGGCTGGAACTACACCGACAAGAAGCGGTGGGGCACGAAGTACCGGTACGACAGCCCCGCCTTCCAGGCCGCCGTCAAGTGGTACTTCGGGCTGGCGAAGAAGGGCTACATGCCGCCCTTCACCGACTACAACTCCCAGTCCAACCAGGCCAACACCCAGGTCGCGGCGGGAAAGGCGGCCACGGCCTTCGACGGCGCCTGGATGATCTCGACGTACGCCGGGTTCAAGGGCCTCGACATGCGCACCGCCGTCACACCCGAAGGACCCACCGGCAAGCGCGCCACGATGATGAACGGCCTCGCCGACTCCATCACCAAGAACGCCCGCAACAAGGACGGCGCCCGTAAGTGGGTGAAGTACCTGTCCTCGGACGAGTGCCAGAAGACGGTGGGCAGCTACGGCATCGTGTTCCCCGCCACCCCCGACGGCACCGCGGCCGCCGTGGCCGCCTACAAGAAGAAGGGGCTCGACGTCACGGCCTTCACCGAGCCGGTCGCCGACAAGAAGGACTTCACGACCTTCTCCTACCCCATCACCAACTACGCCGCGGACGTGTACGCGTTGATGCATCCCGCCATGCAGGACATCTTCGGCAACGGCAGGTCCGTGACCAGCCTCGACCAGACCAACGACCAGATCAACCTGATCCTCTCGCAGTGA
- a CDS encoding Gfo/Idh/MocA family oxidoreductase, translating into MTFSLGIVGAGQFSGQFATLFQAHPGVGDVYVTDLLPERAEQLAAAQGLAGTFPTYKAMLESKEVDAVAIFTQRWTHGPLVLQGLNAGKHVYSAVPMAITSEEIAAIIDAVRATGLTYMMGETSQYNPATVHARNQIAEGAFGRLFYAEGDYVHDMDLGFYEAYQYSGGEKWKETASYPPLLYPTHAVGGVLGAWQTHAVSVSAIGVVDDRGDGVFDKEVSQFGNDFSNATALFEVAGGGSFRTNEFRRVGYPSHIRESRFRFFGTEASMEQLATVALWQDKKGVKDISELLEPKPTMAPDDPSLQHIAPDLRAAFTSGSAPVHDRARLPREFDNLHNGHEGSHHFLVDDFVTAVNTRTLPSVNAWVAARYTMPGVIAHDSARQGGARLEIPDFGDAPDA; encoded by the coding sequence ATGACGTTCTCCCTCGGCATCGTCGGCGCCGGCCAGTTCTCCGGCCAGTTCGCCACGCTGTTCCAGGCCCACCCCGGTGTCGGCGACGTCTACGTCACCGATCTGCTGCCCGAACGGGCCGAGCAGCTCGCGGCGGCGCAGGGACTGGCCGGCACCTTCCCCACGTACAAGGCCATGCTGGAGTCGAAGGAGGTCGACGCGGTCGCGATCTTCACCCAGCGCTGGACGCACGGCCCGCTGGTGCTCCAGGGCCTGAACGCCGGCAAGCACGTGTACTCCGCGGTGCCCATGGCCATCACCTCCGAGGAGATAGCGGCGATCATCGACGCGGTCCGGGCGACCGGGCTGACGTACATGATGGGCGAGACCAGCCAGTACAACCCGGCGACCGTGCACGCCCGCAACCAGATCGCCGAGGGCGCCTTCGGGCGGCTCTTCTACGCCGAGGGCGACTACGTCCACGACATGGACCTCGGGTTCTACGAGGCGTACCAGTACAGCGGCGGCGAGAAGTGGAAGGAGACCGCCAGCTATCCCCCGCTGCTCTACCCCACGCACGCGGTCGGCGGGGTGCTCGGTGCCTGGCAGACGCACGCGGTGAGCGTGTCGGCGATCGGTGTCGTCGACGACCGCGGGGACGGCGTGTTCGACAAGGAGGTCAGCCAGTTCGGCAACGACTTCTCCAACGCGACCGCGCTGTTCGAGGTGGCGGGCGGCGGGTCGTTCCGTACGAACGAGTTCCGGCGGGTGGGCTACCCCTCCCACATCCGGGAGTCGCGTTTCCGGTTCTTCGGGACCGAGGCGAGCATGGAGCAGCTCGCCACGGTCGCCCTCTGGCAGGACAAGAAGGGCGTGAAGGACATCAGCGAGCTCCTGGAGCCCAAGCCGACCATGGCTCCTGACGATCCGTCACTCCAGCACATCGCGCCGGACCTGCGGGCCGCGTTCACGTCCGGGTCGGCGCCGGTGCACGACCGGGCCCGGCTGCCGCGGGAGTTCGACAACCTGCACAACGGCCACGAAGGCAGCCACCACTTCCTGGTGGACGACTTCGTGACCGCGGTGAACACCCGCACCCTGCCGTCGGTGAACGCCTGGGTGGCGGCCCGTTACACCATGCCGGGTGTCATCGCGCACGACTCCGCGCGGCAGGGCGGGGCCAGGCTGGAGATCCCGGACTTCGGGGACGCGCCGGACGCGTGA
- a CDS encoding L,D-transpeptidase, with protein MGDIRRRGAVALGITGLVAPLTIALGAAPAQAASCTTQAGPYQKKVEKFLGRPVDGRQSAADCKAIKAFQTKHGITPNIGYAGSVTWGVMDLMNKQKAVGSDPNKDGKCPVNKGRIACVNLTLQLSWIQDGDRLVYGPVPVRTGRNGYETRTGLKTIYWRDKNHVSSIYHVPMPYSQFFDGGQAFHSVNLSMWNPPGSHGCTNMTPKDAKKYWSLLKKGDDVFVYGRKPGT; from the coding sequence ATGGGGGACATACGCAGACGGGGTGCCGTCGCACTCGGGATCACCGGGCTCGTCGCACCGCTGACCATCGCGCTGGGCGCCGCGCCCGCGCAGGCGGCGAGCTGCACCACACAGGCGGGGCCGTACCAGAAGAAGGTGGAGAAGTTCCTGGGCCGCCCGGTCGACGGCAGGCAGTCCGCCGCCGACTGCAAGGCGATCAAGGCCTTCCAGACCAAGCACGGCATCACGCCGAACATCGGCTACGCGGGATCCGTCACCTGGGGCGTGATGGACCTGATGAACAAGCAGAAGGCCGTCGGCTCGGACCCCAACAAGGACGGCAAGTGCCCGGTGAACAAGGGCCGTATCGCCTGCGTGAACCTCACCCTCCAGCTGAGCTGGATCCAGGACGGCGACAGGCTCGTCTACGGCCCCGTCCCGGTCCGCACCGGCCGCAACGGCTACGAGACCCGCACCGGCCTGAAGACGATCTACTGGCGCGACAAGAACCACGTCTCGTCGATCTACCACGTCCCCATGCCCTACAGCCAGTTCTTCGACGGCGGCCAGGCCTTCCACTCGGTCAACCTCAGCATGTGGAACCCGCCGGGCTCCCACGGCTGCACCAACATGACCCCCAAGGACGCGAAGAAGTACTGGTCCCTGCTGAAGAAGGGCGACGACGTCTTCGTGTACGGCCGCAAGCCGGGCACCTGA
- a CDS encoding SDR family NAD(P)-dependent oxidoreductase, protein MTHTKRFEGHGVLVTGAARGIGEATARRLAEEGAAVLLTDRDGTAVERTAARLREEGLPAQALECDVADRPAVEAAVAHAVDAFGSLDVLVNSAARCTPETPLFEDDSDDEWARDLDITLSGPYRCSRAALPHLVASGRGAIVNIGSVNGLQDFGNHAYSAAKAGLGSLTRTLAGHAAGRGVRVNMVVPGTVRTSAWEGRESELTEMRRLYPLGRVGEPEDIAAAVAFLASRDAAWITGTTLVVDGGLTAVNTGFHAAVHPDRGAPS, encoded by the coding sequence ATGACGCACACCAAGCGCTTTGAGGGACACGGAGTTCTCGTCACGGGCGCCGCCCGCGGCATCGGCGAGGCGACGGCCCGTCGCCTCGCCGAGGAGGGCGCCGCGGTCCTGCTGACCGACCGGGACGGGACGGCCGTGGAGCGGACGGCCGCGCGCCTGCGTGAAGAGGGTCTTCCCGCTCAGGCCCTGGAGTGCGACGTGGCGGACCGCCCGGCCGTCGAGGCGGCCGTCGCGCACGCCGTCGACGCTTTCGGCTCGCTCGACGTCCTGGTCAACAGCGCCGCCCGGTGCACCCCGGAGACCCCGCTCTTCGAGGACGACTCCGACGACGAGTGGGCGCGTGACCTCGACATCACCCTGAGCGGTCCCTACCGCTGCTCGCGCGCCGCGCTGCCGCACCTGGTGGCCTCCGGTCGCGGTGCGATCGTCAACATCGGCTCCGTCAACGGCCTGCAGGACTTCGGCAACCACGCCTACAGCGCCGCCAAGGCGGGCCTCGGCTCCCTGACCCGCACCCTCGCCGGGCACGCGGCCGGCCGCGGAGTGCGCGTCAACATGGTCGTCCCGGGCACGGTCCGCACCTCCGCCTGGGAAGGGCGGGAGAGCGAGCTCACCGAGATGCGGCGCCTGTATCCCCTCGGCCGGGTCGGCGAGCCCGAGGACATCGCGGCTGCCGTCGCCTTCCTCGCCTCCCGCGACGCGGCGTGGATCACCGGCACCACGCTGGTCGTCGACGGCGGCCTGACCGCGGTCAACACCGGATTCCACGCGGCGGTCCATCCGGACAGGGGCGCTCCGTCGTGA
- a CDS encoding MBL fold metallo-hydrolase → MAVRIERLVTSGQFSLDGGTWDVDNNVWIVGDDHEAIVIDAAHDADAILEAVGDRRLTAIVCTHAHNDHIDAAPALADRTGATIWLHPDDLPLWKQTHPDRDPDAHLRDGQVIEAAGADLRVLHTPGHAPGAVCLYDPGLATVFTGDTLFQGGPGATGRSWSHFPTIIDSIRDRLLALPAETKVLTGHGDPTTIGAEAPHLQEWIDRGH, encoded by the coding sequence ATGGCCGTCCGCATCGAACGCCTCGTCACCTCCGGGCAGTTCAGCCTGGACGGCGGCACCTGGGACGTCGACAACAACGTCTGGATCGTCGGCGACGACCACGAGGCGATCGTCATCGACGCCGCCCACGACGCCGACGCCATCCTCGAAGCCGTGGGCGACCGCAGGCTCACCGCGATCGTCTGCACCCACGCCCACAACGACCACATCGACGCCGCGCCCGCCCTCGCCGACCGCACCGGCGCCACGATCTGGCTGCACCCCGACGACCTGCCGCTGTGGAAGCAGACCCACCCCGACCGCGACCCCGACGCCCACCTGCGCGACGGCCAGGTCATCGAGGCCGCAGGCGCCGACCTGAGGGTGCTGCACACCCCCGGGCACGCACCGGGCGCGGTCTGCCTCTACGACCCGGGCCTCGCCACCGTCTTCACCGGCGACACCCTCTTCCAGGGCGGCCCCGGCGCCACCGGCCGCTCCTGGTCCCACTTCCCGACGATCATCGACTCGATCCGCGACCGCCTGCTGGCCCTGCCGGCCGAGACGAAGGTCCTCACCGGGCACGGGGACCCCACGACGATCGGCGCCGAGGCCCCGCACCTCCAGGAATGGATCGACCGCGGCCACTGA
- a CDS encoding S-(hydroxymethyl)mycothiol dehydrogenase — MAQEVRGVIAPGKDEPVRVETIVVPDPGPGEAVVQVQACGVCHTDLHYKQGGINDDFPFLLGHEAAGVVESVGEGVTEVAPGDFVILNWRAVCGNCRACLRGRPWYCFNTHNAGQKMTLTDGTELSPALGIGAFAEKTLVAAGQCTKVDPSVSAAVAGLLGCGVMAGIGAAINTGQVGRGDTVAVIGCGGVGDAAIAGSNLAGAAKIIAVDIDDRKLEKARTMGATHTVNSKDADPVEAIRELTGGFGADVVIEAVGRPETYQQAFYARDLAGTVVLVGVPTPEMKLELPLLDVFGRGGSLKSSWYGDCLPSRDFPMLIDLHLQGRLDLEAFVTETIQLDEVEKAFERMHHGDVLRSVVVL, encoded by the coding sequence ATGGCGCAGGAGGTACGCGGAGTGATCGCACCCGGCAAGGACGAGCCGGTGCGGGTGGAAACGATCGTCGTGCCGGACCCGGGGCCGGGCGAGGCCGTCGTCCAGGTGCAGGCCTGCGGGGTCTGCCACACCGACCTGCACTACAAGCAGGGCGGGATCAACGACGACTTCCCCTTCCTGCTGGGCCACGAGGCCGCCGGTGTGGTGGAGTCGGTCGGCGAGGGGGTGACCGAGGTCGCGCCCGGCGACTTCGTGATCCTCAACTGGCGTGCCGTGTGCGGGAACTGCCGCGCGTGTCTGCGCGGGCGGCCCTGGTACTGCTTCAACACGCACAACGCCGGGCAGAAGATGACCCTCACCGACGGCACCGAACTCTCGCCCGCCCTCGGCATCGGCGCCTTCGCCGAGAAGACGCTGGTCGCCGCGGGTCAGTGCACCAAGGTCGACCCCTCCGTCTCGGCGGCGGTCGCGGGGCTGCTGGGCTGCGGAGTGATGGCCGGCATCGGTGCCGCGATCAACACCGGGCAGGTCGGCCGGGGCGACACCGTCGCCGTCATCGGCTGCGGTGGCGTCGGCGACGCGGCGATCGCCGGATCGAACCTCGCGGGCGCGGCGAAGATCATCGCCGTCGACATCGACGACCGGAAGCTGGAGAAGGCCCGCACCATGGGCGCGACCCACACCGTCAACTCGAAGGACGCGGATCCGGTCGAGGCGATCCGTGAACTGACCGGCGGCTTCGGCGCCGACGTCGTCATCGAGGCGGTCGGCCGCCCCGAGACGTACCAGCAGGCCTTCTACGCCCGCGACCTGGCCGGCACCGTCGTGCTCGTCGGCGTGCCCACCCCCGAGATGAAGCTGGAGCTGCCGCTCCTCGACGTCTTCGGCCGCGGTGGCTCGCTCAAGTCGTCCTGGTACGGCGACTGCCTGCCCTCCCGCGACTTCCCCATGCTGATCGACCTGCATCTGCAAGGCCGCCTGGACCTGGAGGCGTTCGTGACCGAGACCATCCAACTCGACGAGGTGGAGAAGGCGTTCGAGCGCATGCACCACGGCGACGTCCTGCGCTCGGTGGTGGTGCTCTGA
- a CDS encoding sulfite exporter TauE/SafE family protein has translation MSALVLALLAGGLTGLALGALGGGGSMLAVPAMIYLLGFSPAAATTAALVVVTLTSVTALVTHARGGAVRWREGALFAAAGLVPAAIGGAVSGRLPAGVLTAAFAVVAALAAVRMLRPSASVRPDGVPVRTSRVARAGAGLGAVTGVLGVGGGFLAVPALVNVIGLRMRAAVGTSLLVITVNSLTALAARAGTSVDVDWGAVAPFAATAVLGAWDGRRLAAKVSAGALQRTFAVALLAVAAFMLADAVL, from the coding sequence GTGAGCGCTCTCGTCCTCGCACTGCTCGCCGGCGGCCTCACCGGTCTGGCGCTCGGCGCGCTCGGCGGGGGTGGCAGCATGCTCGCCGTACCCGCGATGATCTATCTGCTCGGCTTCAGTCCGGCCGCGGCCACCACCGCCGCGCTCGTCGTCGTCACCCTCACCTCCGTGACCGCGCTGGTCACCCATGCCCGCGGGGGCGCGGTGCGCTGGCGTGAGGGCGCCCTGTTCGCTGCGGCGGGACTCGTGCCCGCGGCGATCGGCGGCGCGGTGTCCGGGCGGCTGCCGGCAGGCGTGCTCACGGCTGCGTTCGCCGTGGTCGCCGCCCTCGCCGCCGTCCGTATGCTCCGGCCGTCGGCATCCGTACGGCCGGACGGTGTACCGGTGCGCACGAGTCGCGTCGCCCGGGCCGGGGCGGGGCTCGGCGCGGTGACCGGTGTCCTGGGCGTGGGCGGCGGGTTTCTCGCCGTACCGGCACTGGTGAACGTCATCGGACTGCGCATGAGAGCCGCCGTCGGGACCAGTCTCCTGGTCATCACCGTCAACTCCCTGACCGCGCTGGCGGCCCGCGCGGGCACGAGCGTGGACGTCGACTGGGGTGCGGTCGCCCCGTTCGCGGCGACCGCGGTGCTCGGCGCCTGGGACGGCAGGCGCCTGGCCGCCAAGGTGTCGGCAGGCGCACTGCAGCGTACGTTCGCCGTGGCACTGCTGGCCGTGGCCGCGTTCATGCTGGCGGACGCCGTCCTGTGA
- a CDS encoding metal-sensitive transcriptional regulator, producing MELQFEGDELKSVLNRLRRAQGQISGVIKMIEEGRDCEDVVTQLAAASRALDRAGFAIIATGLQQCLTDPEGNRVDGETTEQMKARLEKLFLSLA from the coding sequence GTGGAGCTTCAGTTCGAGGGCGATGAGCTCAAGTCCGTGCTGAACCGGCTGCGCCGTGCGCAGGGTCAGATCTCCGGAGTGATCAAGATGATCGAGGAGGGCCGGGACTGCGAGGACGTGGTCACCCAGCTCGCCGCGGCCTCCCGCGCCCTCGACCGGGCCGGCTTCGCGATCATCGCGACCGGGTTGCAGCAGTGCCTGACCGACCCCGAGGGGAACCGCGTCGACGGCGAGACGACGGAGCAGATGAAGGCCCGGCTGGAGAAGCTGTTCCTGTCACTGGCCTGA
- a CDS encoding rhodanese-like domain-containing protein: MTPTALDASQVAARLDALTVVDVRTPGEYASGHLPGALNIPLDRIRRALPALREVRGELLVVCASGARALSACEVLSEHGIRAVTLTGGTQGWAAAGQRLERPAAGSRAVWAMERQVRLTAGTVVLAGLGLGLLHPAWQLLCAGIAGGLVFSALTNTCGMAVLLGKLPHNRTRTTDLDATLAALTHR, encoded by the coding sequence ATGACCCCCACCGCCCTCGACGCCTCGCAGGTGGCCGCCCGACTGGACGCACTGACCGTCGTCGATGTCCGTACCCCGGGCGAGTACGCGTCCGGACATCTGCCCGGCGCGCTCAACATCCCCCTGGACCGGATCAGGCGTGCCCTGCCCGCACTCCGGGAGGTGCGCGGCGAACTGCTCGTCGTCTGCGCCTCCGGCGCGCGTGCGCTCAGCGCGTGCGAGGTCCTCTCCGAGCACGGCATACGGGCCGTCACCCTGACCGGCGGCACACAGGGCTGGGCCGCGGCCGGGCAGCGGCTCGAGCGGCCGGCCGCGGGCTCCCGTGCCGTCTGGGCCATGGAACGCCAGGTCCGCCTCACCGCGGGCACCGTCGTCCTGGCCGGGCTGGGACTCGGACTCCTGCACCCCGCCTGGCAGTTGCTCTGCGCGGGAATCGCGGGCGGCCTGGTCTTCTCGGCACTCACCAACACCTGCGGCATGGCCGTCCTGTTGGGGAAACTCCCGCACAACCGGACACGGACCACCGACCTCGACGCGACCCTGGCCGCGCTCACCCACCGCTGA